The sequence below is a genomic window from Lycium ferocissimum isolate CSIRO_LF1 chromosome 9, AGI_CSIRO_Lferr_CH_V1, whole genome shotgun sequence.
TATGAAGTTGCATTAGGCCTATATACAcagaaatacaatgaaatatatcaaaaaatgttacataaaattagaaCTACAAAAATGTATAGTGGGTACATACATTGGAATATATTGAAAATACATCGGAAGCTATTTCATTAaacaattaatataaatatgGCAGGTTTAGGCAAAAAATAGTTGTAATAGATATTAGTTAAGTCATTGATGAAAAAACACTACAATTTGTCAATTCTTAataaaacaacacaacaaaatgTACTAATTTATCAACAAACAATACTGTGAATAACAAAACAACATTAAAACCTAATGGACTAATTAACAACTACTGTGTCAACTGCGTTGTAATCTATGGAAGGCCTAACTGGTCTTGGCCGTAGTTCATTATCACTGAAGGCATTCAATCAGCCTTTTACCATCCGTATTCTCATAGTAATGCACCGTATCTATTACGTGGTGATTCTGCGTCAATTTTAGCTGGAGCGCCTCGACCAGAACAACAGTATTCAGCAAATGCGGCAACATACACACCACCATCCCTGAAAAATGAAACAAATTGATTATTTgttgagaattttgaaaaaaaatggaactaTGATTAAGAAATACATACATGCTCCCAGAGGCTTGTTGTGGCAAATCGTTCACATACACGACATCAAAGTCATCAGTCTGTTGTTTGCCCTTGTATGATGGATGGTTAATCCAATCGATGccttttttttctcataaaacTCAGACAGATGTAGATGATGTGGCATTAGGGTAGCTAGCTTGTGTATTTCTCTTCTAACAATAGCATCATGACCAGCAGCTCGGTATGAGTTGTAGATGTACAGATGCCTACACGTAAAAGAATAGTACATTAGCTCGGTTGTTAACAGGTTGtataatgaattaaaaaaaaaataggaatacCTATCAGTGAATGGCACTACAATCAAGATCCAGTGATTTTTCTCTTTGATGTTGACAGGGATGAATACACAATCAACTGTATGCCCTGGCACATTAGCTAGCATCATGCACTCGTTAATGTACTCGCATATTTCGTTCTCCAAACTGGCAACACTACTGGTCCCCTCCGGATTTGCATATGCACGGTGAATTTCGTCAATTTTGGAGAAGAACATACAGTTAACAGTTGTGAATTTGTAACTGTTATCCTTGTCGTACTTGCCTTTCTTCCGCAAGTAGTAAAAATGACATCAATATGCtggtaaaaaaaatgaaataagttaaATGCATATCAGTAACTTAAAATTACATACGTACATTGTGTggtagaaaaaataaaaagtgttacAGAGAAATATGTTGTTGAAATGAAGAAATACAAAGAAATATGGGGAAATACATAGAAATACATAGAAGAAATCTAGAGAAATATGCTTTAAAAAACAGATAGATAAACAACTGTAGAATTAAGGAATAAAAGAAATGGGAAATATAGCACCTCATCATTCCAAGACTGGCCATTCATCGATAAGAGATAGAACTAGTTTTTGTCATCAACATGTAACACACTAAAATTGAAGTCAAACTTAATGTCCTCTGGATCCAAAGCTTCCTTATTCTTTTTGTAACGGCTTTCCTTGCCctttccaaaatatcaacaatcagGTATTTCAATGTAAACAATTTACTTTGCTAAATtaatatgtaaattaaaaagGTAAATACGTTCAAACTTACTTTTTATCGTGCCTTAGAAGCAGATCCTGTTTGAGCCAATTTCGGTATTGTTGAATAAGAGAAGTATTTCGCGGGCCATTGATTGGGTCTTCAACAAATGGatgcttctttttaaaaatacaagGTGGGGGATCTTCAACAGAAGCTTCTGCAGAGCCGTAATTGGTCATGTAAAGTGAACTGAAGTATTAACTAGGTTTCACTATCTCAGTTGGAATAACATCTGGTTGAGCAATTACTACTTTCGCATTAACCACTGGCTCTTGTATTCCTTTGTCAGCAGACATTACTGGCATAATAAATCCTTTATCGCCCGTTTGATGAAACTCAGAGAATCCAGTGGCAGCTATTTTGCTTGGTAACATTTCGTCAGGAATCAACCATTGTGACTTAGTTATGGTGTCATCGACTCTAGGTGGGGTCTATAAATTTGAATGATCAGTGATGCCCCCGGCTTGTATTCCTGCACCTGCTGGTGGTTCACGAATTTCGAGAGGCAACTCAACAAGCATCTCTGCGACCATTCcctgaaaaaaaaatgtagggTAAATATAGCAGtatcttgaaatatatataagtatgaatgTAAATTTACCTCTGTGGAGTTGAAAGATCCTCCATCCGCTTGATTAATCTCCTCAATTCAAGCTTTACGTGTATCTTCACTTACATTCCCGCTGGTCGCTCCAATCCAGAACCTCACCATGTAACATTGGTGCAACACCCTTTGGAATTAGAACAAATCacaatttaaaacaaaatcataacataaatataaGGTTGGAAAatcactaaatacacaaaaaccTAAAAAATTAGCTGAGTATGTCTGATTTCAACTTATTTTGTGGGGTagaaatacatagaaatatagtgaaatacaaaaaaacAGAGAAAGTTTAGCAGTGAAATACAAACAAAACACCAGAAAAATACAAAGTTTGTAAAatagaaatacagaggaaaacataactttaaaaatataaataaactgGAACATAGCAACcatatattttttcatgaacacAGGAATATAACTTTAAAGATAGTTTTCACATAACAAAACCATTTTACCTTATTtgactcatcatcatatttcgGCGGAGATGTTTGAATGGTAGAATCATGACGTAAGTTTTCTTCAGGCGATAATTGTAGCCCACCATCAGTTTGATCTAATGGCACTTCACTATCGGCAGCCttcacattaaaaaaaaatgaattaatagTAATTGTCTTTCATGATAAGGGTCTAAAATGTTTGTTCAATTCCTATTTCTCACATTTACCTTTTCTGCAGAATTGTTCCCCTTGATTGCTTCAAATAGATTCTTGAAGTTGTCATCCATGAAAGTGCGAAGATTGGTGAACTCAGTGTCAATACTTGTGAACTCACCAACGACCTAATATTTGAACAAAAATAGTAAGGTCATTTGTTAACAAACAGTAAATTAAATGCACCAAAAGATTTTTGTTACGTAACCAAATCACTTATTGATTCCTTGAAATCTTGAAAATCTTTCCTTAGCAATTGCAGTTTATCTTTCATAGAGGTAGTAGGGACATCACGTTGACTTGGGGTATTTTAGGGCCGATTCATTTGTTCATTCAACTTTGGCGAAGCAGACTTTTGTAAAACATGCTTCTGAACAACCTGTTGACCCTTTGGAATATTCTTCAAAGTTGTCTGTGGTTCGGTGTGAATTTGTTGTTTCTTTGATATAGAAACTGAAACAGGAAGTTGTCTGTGTTTCTTTGAAGGTGGAGAATCTATCTGACTCGCCTGTTGCTGTTGTTTACCCTTAGCAAGGTAGGGGGAGTAGTACTgaaatcatcatactcatccacTGGCATATTTGTGACGTGGGTACCTTCATGGGAATCAATTAAGACATTTGTGTCTACCGTATCTCGAGAGACAACAACATCAGGCAATTGGAGACTCTCCAACTCACTGCTAGTGGAGATTGTATTTGCAAATGTACAACTCTGTGGAAGAAACAAATAAAGATTTAATTAGTTTGTTATAGTACTAGTCACATTTACATTATGAATAATGAAATACAGGGAAATATTATGAAATATACAAACCAGAATAGTTACATTTTGATAAGGGAAATACAgagaaatataatgaaatataaaaaattaggaaaaaaatcagaaaaatataAGGGAAATACAaagaaatataatgaaatacaAAAACCAGAAAAAAACCACCAGAAAGCACAAATATGACAAATAGATCAGTGGAATACAAATAAAATCAGTAAGacataattgcaaaataaatgctatgaaaaacataaaaataagttAGAGTGTTTGAATATTACCGACTGTTTGCCATCTCTAAAAATGCATTCTATCAAAATATTGCATTTTGGCTGACTGTCAATGGACCTCCAATTCAACATTCTTGAAATGGAATTTCCGGATTTAACAGCGAGATATGATGGAACTCTTGAACAACACTCATAAAGCCAAACTTGCATAGCAAGTGGCATCCCTTGAATCCTATAATATTGTGTTGTGGCGGAATACTTCTTGCTAATGCTTCTAATCAACTTGTGAAAAGCTTCTTTGCCCCATGGATAATCTACATATCTTCCATCCTCAACCACTTCAAAATGAACCCTTGGTATATTCGTTTTCCTTGGCTCACCGCAAAAGATGTATGTAtttataaaaaacaaaattgcAATCTTAACAGCGTCCTCATCATTATCTCCCCAACTCTTATTCTTAAAGCAATCAATCAACTCCAATCTTTTTACTTTACTCCTGGTTCCACCAAAATAATCATCCATAATCCTATTCAGTATTTCCTCATTGTATGTAAATTGACATTTCATCGGCCACACAATTTAGCCCGCTCATAAGGGCAAATTCTCTCATAGTAAATCGCAATACGGCACCATTTATATCAATTGTAAAGCAATCAGAAGTGCTCTCCTTGAGCTCCCTTACTATGAAGCACCTAAAAATCTGTGCTTGTACCTCCAGGTGCTGCATTCCAAGGAATTTTCCAAATATAGTCTTGCAAAACATT
It includes:
- the LOC132029320 gene encoding uncharacterized protein LOC132029320 gives rise to the protein MKCQFTYNEEILNRIMDDYFGGTRSKVKRLELIDCFKNKSWGDNDEDAVKIAILFFINTYIFCGEPRKTNIPRVHFEVVEDGRYVDYPWGKEAFHKLIRSISKKYSATTQYYRIQGMPLAMQVWLYECCSRVPSYLAVKSGNSISRMLNWRSIDSQPKCNILIECIFRDGKQSSCTFANTISTSSELESLQLPDVVVSRDTVDTNVLIDSHEGTHVTNMPVDEYDDFSTTPPTLLRVNNSNRRVR